In the genome of Pelmatolapia mariae isolate MD_Pm_ZW linkage group LG4, Pm_UMD_F_2, whole genome shotgun sequence, the window GATGTACATCTACTATAATTTACTTTTGgtgaattttttttctattttttttttttttttttaacctgggAAAAAACGTTAAAGCAGATGTCTGTCATGCATTTGATAAATGTCATGTAGCTAAAATTATGAGGGTTGGTCTGAGAGCCAGCTGTTGGAGATGAATTGGAATAACAGATAAGCAACGTATATACATTTCAAATGGCTCATAAATTTATGCCAGTAAATATATTGGTGGAAGATCACTTTGTTCTCAGTTTCTTCTTGTGGGAGGGTGCGCGtacacaaaaaaaaggaaaacctaaAGCTTTGAAAGTTGGTTGAATTATGGTTAACTTGGATAACTGGCAGTAGAGAAAGTCAAGCTCTCCAGATGACTCTGGTGTTTTCAGGGTTCCTGCTAGTGCATTACAAAGTTTCTGGGGTTACAGATTTTTTATGGATAAAAGAAGCTGTTCAGCTTGACTGCACGTAACAGTTAACCAAAGGATTCAGTGCTCTCACATATATATAGGTATACAGTACTTTCTTTTCATGTTTGAAGTGGGTGATTAACCTCCCAGTGTCTTTGTTTCCTTCcagtccaacatttttttttctccgaGAAATCATTCTGGTTTTTCAAAAAGTGGTTTCTACTAATCAAATTATCTACCTGGCAACACCAGGCTAGCTACCACACTGAATTATGCAAAATTTTGTAAATGGGTAATGCAattttttgtcagtggagtggGACTCTGAGGACCTGCAGGCAATCAGGATATTTGGTTCTGACCAAAAGTTCTCATCATTCAGAATCATATACATTATATTAATCGATCATAATCATTAATTCATGAATGTGTAGATCAGCTGGAGAAGATTTTATTTCTACTCCTGGATAGCTTTATCAATAAGCCAACATAAAATAATTTCTAGTTTAAAATCTCCCCAAATAAGCTTTAAAATTGATGCTATTTTGCATTTATAATATAATGTAGTAGAAAGCTGTGTAGCAgaagaataaaacacaaatacattaaaattgTACTAGAATAAATGCACTAAGTTAGGTGGTGGTGTTGGGCATCGTAGGTTTAACAGCGCTCCAGTACAATGGAGGTCCAGCCATACGTGTATTTCAGGGGCAGCCCTGCTGTTACATTTATCACTACTGTATAATTGTGCAGTGCTGCAGACAGAACAGCTGGAGAGAGGAGGGTGACACCGGAGAGTTAACCCACCTCAATTAGGCTAGTAAATGTCAAGTTAGCCTAACTGTTGTGACCAGGCTCACGGAAACCCAGCATgctgtgtctttaaaaaatggTCATGCATAAAAGTTTTCAGTCAGGGAAACAGTTGCCAAAAAATTTATGTGGGCTTGAGTTGGCGTGAAGCAACGTGCCAGTGCAGTCGTCTGGATAGTTTTTGGAAAACAATGCACTTTTATGACACAGTGGAATCTGCCACCGAGTCAGGTCACTTATGATACTTGATGCTACTTACTGTTTAACAATAGGAAAAAACTGATGTATGATAGAATAATAGTTTTATATTTAAAGCCTGATAAGTGTTGGATTTTAAACCTTCTAAATTTGACACCCCTCATGGAAAAACTCAGTGCAATCTGCAATCACATCGGTCTAAATAATGAGATGTAAATACACTTTCATCACAgcaccacacacagacacatatttTGTGtattgattaaattaaattgagCACTTCTCCAATTTAAAACATGAACTGGCACTCATGGTAATACAGCACAAAGTGGTTTTATTCCTGGCTGTCTACTTGGCCCCTCAGCCGTTTTAATTAAACCGAGTAGACTGCAGACTGGAGTTTGAAGCATGCAGCAGGACAGAGCCGAGAAACTGAGCCGATCCTCTCAGTGATGGGAGCTCTCGTAGCCGTCAGGCAGAGCGTTGGTGTGCGGGTTGTGGAACAGACTGTGGTTTCCATCTCCCCAGGGAAATTTCTGGAAGGGGACATATAGTATTTTGGAGAAAATGATATTGAAAGAGTGAGCATTTATAGTTATAAATGGTTGTTAATTAATACATTAACCAGAGACTCACCTTGGTGCGGATACGCAGGTGAGAATATGGCACAAATTCGAGCTGTTCATGTGAGTGCGCCTGGGCCTTCATGTAAGCATTGGCCATGCAGACACTAACCCCGGGAAAGGCCAAGACGATGGTCAGTATcttccaggtctttgctgtccGAAACAACAGGAATACACAAGTGAAGCACTTGTTAAAGCACGAGGAATAAATCACAGGACCTGCCTCACTATTGGTCAGTTTGTGATTATTTGCCAGAGCAAGGATAGCTGCCAGCTCTGCAGACATTTCAGTTAATGTTCAACTAAAAAGTAAATGTGCCTTAGTTTTGATCTCTAATGGGGAGGCTTAAAATTTGGAGGCTTTGAACCATTATGGTATTTAGTTATGAAGGACAGGCTGACCTCCTCCTTCTTTGCCTGAATGTGACGCAGCAGCAAGCACCCGGCGAGCGGCTAAGGCGGCCGACATCTGAACAGGTGGAATGAGAGAAAACAAAGTTTAATAGCAGCTGTAGATAAATAATGCACTTTTTACACCCAAGTGCACGCAGAAGCAGAGAGAATCTGACTATTGGAATTTTATGTGCaatataaaaagtaaaatgaagcaacatttgattattttaattttaagaaGAAATTAAAGATCAGCTGAAAAGAACATGCAGTGATAAGGTTATTTAAACCACATGTGTCATGTGCTTTAGTACCAAACAAAGTAGCTACAAAGCAGGTTTGAGCAAAGGCCTACCACTGCTGGTGTATGTCCAGAATTTTGACAGCCCCTTTTCAgttaaaatacagtaaaatctgGTAAAAACTTACTGTTCCTCAGGTAGATGGTGCTCAGTATTCGTTATTGTCCTCTTATTTTTATATCAAACCAGTTCTTTCTCCTCCCCGTTTGTCCTTCAGTCTGTCCTAAGCTGAACTCTTTGTCAGACTCCTCCCCATTTCAGCCTGTCGCCGGGCCAAGAAACATTTATATTTGGTCAAGTGCAAAGGCGGGCTGATATACATGACGAAGAGGATAGGAAGGAGGTGCTGCAGAGCACATTCAGCCTGCATTAGAAAGGCTCAGGCTTTTTAGATATAAAcagtgtgtttgctttcatATTTAGTTTCATCCGGAGCATGGCGGTGAAAGTCAGAGAGACACCGGTTCATCTGTGGGTCGAAGGTTCAAAGTAGTCTGGAGTTTATTTACACTTAGCATTATATTCACAtcctcattttctaaagagaTGAACACTGAAGTgaaatacagttgtggtcagcaGTTTACATACATCGTGCACATGCATGCAATGGTGATTTTGGGGTTTTAATGATCAGTTGACATCTGCAGACATCTTTCAAAACAGGACTCGGGTGcacacattttaatttatctgtgtatttacagtgctgtgaaaaagtatttgcccctttcctgatttctttaaaaaagtggttttaaaaTGCTGATTTAATCTTTTAAGAGAAGAAAGACATCCAAACCTGCTAGCTCTGTGTGACAAAGTAATtgcccctaaacctaataactggttgtgtcACCGGTGCCAGCATGAACTGCAATCAAATGTTTGGGTTTTCTAACATGAACGGTGTGTTTAAGGTCATGCAAAAGCATCTCAAtcagtctggactttgactaggccactccaattttttttttttttttaaagccacgCTTGCTTCAAAACTCTGTCctacattctccttcaggattttctggtaaagagcagaattcatggttccagcAATTACAGCAGACGTCCAGGTCCTAAAACGGCAAAGCAGCCCGAGACCATCACGCTGCACGACCATGTTTGAGTGTTGGTCTGAAGTTCTTTTTATGAACCTCGCGATAAGTTcagttctttttggtcagcagtggttttctgttTGGAAATCTCCGATGGATGCCATTATTGCCCTTCCTATTATTGAATCCTGAACTCTGACTTTAACAGGTGAGGCTTTAGGCAAGTGAGGCTTGCAGCTCCTTAGATgatgttctgggttcttttgtgacccgGGTTATCTTAGTCtaatataaattttaatattagactaagatgatgatctgaaacatctaaacaaatatgcaaaaactaagaaatcagaTTCAGAAGGGAGGCAAATAAATTTCTGTGGCACTGTAAATGCTACTGCTGTCAAGACATGAACACTCTTCTTAATGCGTGGAAAGTCTAGCATCCTGAGACTCTGAGCATTAGAAACAGGAGATTAGTGGAGGATTAGCTAGCGTCAGAGTCACAGTCCAGGATAAAAACGCAAAACATCCAGGAGTACATCAAGAAGATGGCAGATGAGCTTCTCCTAGAGTGCCTCAGGCAGCAGTGATGATGAATAAGAGAAGGTCCTGTCATGGAAGACCAAGCATGCATGGGATGTACCATCAACAGACAGGAAGGAAATCCTTCCAGTGGTTAGAAAAGGCCTGCTTAATGTGCAACAGAGAGGCTCTGagcatggcagcacaagaacaggCTCTAAGCACCAGATCCACAGAGGCAGGACTAAGAAAATGAGAGGGAGCTTTTATTTACTTATGTAattctagtcttttggtgtcATTATATTGGTACCTCAGACTGAGGTGTGCATCTTTTTGATAGACTCAAGGAAGCAGCAGAAATATCATCCTACATCCAAATGTACGCACACCAGGTCATAGATGCAGTTtaattttggctctaatctacTTGTAAAACCCTTCATTAATGTGTTAGGTCTTAATTGACTCATCAGAACTTAAGCATTAAAGGTCAAGAATTGTCATTAGGAGTTGCTGATGAAACTTCCAGAGCTTAATAAATCCTCAGAGTCTTCAAATCTTGCCATAACAAAGGACGACCATTGAGTTGAGGCTCAGATTGAGGATCTGTTAATGAAGCTAATTAATGCCTTCAAAAGCAGGCTATAAAAAGACATTAAGGTGCTTTCACTCTGTAATTTCCGCCGTCCAGAATGTCATTAAGAAATGCAGTTAAAGACGAACTGTGGAAGTCAAGACAAGATCTTAATGATGAAGAGAACTTTGAGATAAAACTGCACGTTtgctgaaaagaaaagcaaaatccCCAAACTGCTGCAAGCCTGGTGTAGCATCTCACGTGAGCGGTGGCACACGTTTCCACTCGTGATTACAGTGGGTCCATGTGAGAGAGTCAGTAATAGAAAACCTTACCTGTGACCTCATGACAAAGGTCAGCTCTAGTTCTCAAATAAACTTCTTGATGAGTGGATAAATAACGTTTAAAATCAAAGTTCCTGGCCACAGTTAGAAGCATTTGATGAAAAAGCGCATCTATTCTGCTGCGAGATGTTTGGCAGTCAGTTCACAGAAAAAGAGCAGACTGTCCAGCAGATGGGGTAGTGCTGCTGTGAAAAGCAAACTGTCCTTAAACGCTCCTTTAGGCCTCCTGTGCTGTTGCTCTGTGAtgttacacactttcatttCTGCACTGAAGGTTACTTCCTCCCTCTGAGAGTTCAGCAGTTTCATTAGAGTTCATTAGACTGCTGCTTTTGTCATATGTATCGATTTTGGTTGATTTACTGCACACAGCTTGGATGCCGAATGGTGTTAACTGAGTCTGTTTTACACCTGTGTCGTGtcataaatcatattttttaaaaacttttttaacattaaaaatatctcCATAAAAAGGTAGTGTCTCCACTTTGAGTTCTCCCCTCCATGAGTGTTAATTTGCGATTTTCACACTCAGTAATGGCTTTGTCGTCTCTGTTTGGACGGCTTCAGGCTGCAGAGCAAACAGCAGCGAGAGCCAGCGGTGATGTCAGCCAGACATGCAAGCATCCTGTCTGAACGTCTAGCACTTGTGTTATTTTGGGCAGAGGTTAGGCGCCATCTCACTGCACACACTGAGGTTTGCATGTGCTGCAGCTGTGCTGAAGTTAAAGCGGCCAAAACTGCAGTCAACCTCAAGAGATGTTATTTCAATCGCCCACTGACCTATCAAAGCTCTGCGTTGATAAGTATCTGTAAACTGGCATTCAAATCGAAACAAAATGTATTCGGTATAGAAGTTTACGATTCATATGAGTCTACTGTTGCAGAACTTTAGACGCTCCAAAAGTTGTGCAAGAGAATCAGATTTAACAAATTAAACTAAAATATTACATATATTACATTGTTTTTGGTGTCATCCCCTTTTTTGTTATGCAAAGAAACTGCAGTTTAGCATTTGTAGTAACTGTCTCTCAGTTCTGCACATCGGCTCGGAGGAGCTGTTGTGGCCTTGATGCCGCAAAACATGCCCTAACACCACAATGTGTCATAGAAATAGAAACCGAGCTTATCTGCAGTAcacttcatatttaaaataaaaacatctagTTGGTCTCATCCAAACATGTTCAGACAGCTGCCTCGTCTGTCCTTATGATCTCTAGCAAACTGCAGAGAGCAGTATTATCGATGAAACTAGTGTGAGAGACGCCTTTAGATGCCTCGCTCTTGCAATGATTTGTGTTGGTCAGCCATTCCTGAGCAGGACAAAATATGTCTGACTGTGGACTGATGATAGTTCTGTGACATCTTCCACCCTGATAAGGATCaacaactttttttctaaagttgAAAAATATTTGTTCATGTCATTGTTCACATCCTCTCATCTGGATTCTTTAAATAAGAACAAGAGTGCCCACTCACACCTCACTGTTATCCCACTGACTGAAAACACCAAATTTACTGCTAATCATTGAGGTTcactttcagtgtgtgtgtgtgtgtgtgtgtgtgtgtgtgtgtgtccacgtTCCGGTCCAGACAACCTTCAGCAACAATGAAACAATTAAAGgttacaatattttttaaagaattttttttcatcCTGTGCAACTGTTATTTATTTACGTGGGCAGAGTTTAGTTCATATTAAAAAACCCTCTCGGTTTTCACACTTTTTCTGCAGCTCTACTGTACTTTACTGCTTTAGATCCATGGAGGTGGCACCAAGGAATATGAGATCAGTTTCTTGGCTGGTCCGTTTACTTTGATCTCAAATGtatcacaaaaacaacacaaaacccaGGGAGTGTGGCAGTTTGGCAGATTTAATTTGCTTTTTGTGATGTTCGTTATTATGAATCACACTGGCTTACGTGGCTGTTCATTTATGTTTTCCTCTAGTGCCATCATAAGGTTGATAACTTCAAAGAAATAATAATCCCATTAGCATAAGCTGCACTACTGTGATACTGAGCACGGTCAAAATTACTCCTGCTTAGCAGCGCTGTGCCTGAATTCTCACTATCTGAGCTAAGTGTCTCTCCAGCATTGAACACAGCACCTTTCTCTGTAGGCAGGATGAAGGACAGCTGCACGCAGATTGAACTGATTCAACAGGTTTTCTGCACAAGCTTCAGGAACAGCGCCTTTCAGTAGTGCGTGTGGAGGCAGCCAGAGGAAACACTGCAGACTAAACACGGAGAGGCAcgtgtaaataaaaatatgggaAAACATCCCTGAGGTGATAGTCTTGTAATTAGTCTCATTCCACTTATACTTGTTTTGCATTTACAGAACAAATGGTTTAAAACATCCATCGAACTGTtctgcaaatttaaaaaaaaggaacctCAGGTGCTTCGACCCTTCCCGACATCCCTTAACACCCACACAGCTGAGTCTGTGGATATTTCCTGCCAAGAGAAAGACAACGGTGGATTGTATGCAATGCAATAAGTGTGTGAGATGTTGGACAGAAGCGAAGAGAATCTCCGCCAGCCTGTCTCACATGCGTTCACATGAGAACAGCTCACACCTAAGCGCTTTGTTGAAT includes:
- the LOC134625584 gene encoding cytochrome c oxidase subunit 6A, mitochondrial gives rise to the protein MSAALAARRVLAAASHSGKEGGAKTWKILTIVLAFPGVSVCMANAYMKAQAHSHEQLEFVPYSHLRIRTKKFPWGDGNHSLFHNPHTNALPDGYESSHH